The nucleotide window CCGCCGTGGTGCGTGCGCTGCAGTCCAACCGGGTGCAGGCCACCTCGCACATTCGACAGATGGTCTACGTGGACGGACCGGGCGAAGCCTTTGTGACCGGTCCGGTCAGCCACGCCGTCATCGTGACCCCCAAGGGGGGATGGTTCGAGGGAAAGGAGTTGGGAATCCACGCCTGCATCAGCTCCTGGCAGCGGATCTCCGACAGCTCCATCCCCCCGCGAGTCAAGTGTGCGGCCAACTACCAGAACGCCCGCCTCTCGTTGCTGCAGGCCCGCCTGGACGGCTATGACAGCGCCCTGCTGCTCAACGCGGCCGGCAAGGTCGCCGAGGAGCCCAGGGGCTGCGTCTTTCTCTGCAGGGGTGGGCAGGTGGTGACGCCGACCGTCAGCAGCGACATCCTGGAGAGCATCACCCGAGCCACCCTGATGCAGCTCTTTCGGGAGGTGCACGGGGTGGAGGTGATCGAGCGGGAGGTCGACCGCACCGAGTTCTACGTGGCCGACGAGGCCTTCGTCTGCGGCAGCGGCCTGGAGGTCGCCCCCATCCTGTCGATCGACCGCTTTCCACTGGGGAACGGGAAGGCCGGCGAGTTGACCCTGGCCATACGCAACACCTACCTGCAAGTCACCCGGGGAGAGTTGCCCGAGTACCGCCACTGGTTGACAGCCTGCTAAGCGCTATCAGGGCTGCCGGTTCCGCAAGTTCCGCCGCCTTCGGCAAGCCGGTTCTCGACTCCCTCCGGCATCGCAAGGTTCGAGGCCGGACCTCGAGCTTCTCATTTCCCGATTCCAAGTGCAGGTATCCGCCCAATTGCACCCTTTGCACGGGACCGATCCGTGAATGGAGTTCGAAAAGTTTAGATATGAACTAGAAATGAAATAAATCTGAATCTATATTTGTAGGATATAATATGCTGTAAATACAATGACATAGAGAACACTGAAATTGAAATAAACTGAAAATGAGAATAAAATGAGCTCCGGATGGCCTCTGAAAGTGTCAGTCGCTATGTCGTTCCCCGGCAGTGGATTCGCTACGATGCCGCGGCGCTATTGGACCTGCTGATCCAGGCCAAAACCGCCGCCGGCGTTCTGAATCGGATGCCTTACCTGCCTCAATGGATCGAGCAGGTCCACGAGGAGCAGTTGCGGTTGGAAGCAGCCGGCACCTCGCGCATCGAAGGCGCCGAGTTCACCCAACGGGAACAGGAAGAAGCTCTGGCTCCCGATGCTTTCACCCGTTCCGATTTCACCCGCTCCCAGAGACAGTTGCGGTCCGCTAACGCCACCTACCGCCGGCTGTGCTCGCAATCGCGTGAGCAGCCGGTGACCCCTGAGTTCATCCTGGACATTCACCGGCGCATCGTGACCGGCTGCGATGATGACCACTGTCAGCCCGGTGGACTGCGTCCCGACGGATGGAACGTTATCTTTGGGACTCCGCGCTGTCGTGGGGTTGAAGGCGGTCGTAGTTGCCGCGCTGCTTTCGACGCTCTCGGCAGCGCAATCGCCAGGGAGTTCCAAGGGCACGACCGCATTATCCAGGCCATGGCTGCCCACTACCATATCGGTGCCATGCACCCCTTCGGAGACGGCAATGGGCGTACCGCCCGGGCGCTGGAGGCGTTCATGCTGCGCCGGGCCGGAGTCAACAATGTGGTGATGGTCAGCCTGTCCAATTACTACTATGACCGCAAGGAGGAGTACCTGAAGGCACTGTCCGAGTCCCGGCGCGAAGGACACGACCTCACCCCCTTCCTCCGGTTCGCGCTGCAGGGGGTGGCCGAGAGGTGCAACGCGGTGGCGGCGGCCATCGTCGCCCACCATCGGCGGACGCTGTTCCGGGAGTTCGCCAGGTCGTTGTTCGGGCAACTGCGCAGCCCCCGCCGCCGGGTTCTGGCGGAACGGCAACTCCAGATTCTCGGTATCTTGCTGGACGGCGGTTCAATTGCCGTGCTTGACTTCCTGAATCAATCCCTTGTCCATTACCAGGGCCTCAAGTTTCCCGCGAACGCGATGGGTCGGGATCTGGGTTATCTGTTTGGGCTTGGAGCCATCGACATGGATGATGGACGCATCCGGGTCAACCTGGACTGGCCGCAGCAATTTTCGGAGTCGGAATTGCTGGAACGGTTTGAGAGTATGCCTTCCGCCGCATCCACCCGGCATCCGGCCATGGCGGAGTTGTCCCGACTGTTGGCCCGCCGCCGGGGACGAACGACTCTTGGATGAGTTGTAGTCTAATCCCGCACGACAGCCGGCGCCCCTTACGGGCCTTAAAGCGATCGCAGGGCTTGGTAGGGTGGCCGTCAACAGGTAACATGACGGTAAACTTACCGCTAGGTGGTAGGGGCGACGGGATACTTGTTCAATGGAGAAAGTGCGGATGAAGCGGGGCGTACAGTGGGTTGCCTTGTTGCTGATGACACTCACGGGTGGATCGTTGGGGGCGCAGACGGCGGGGGAAATCGGGGGCTCGGTGACCGACGAGCAGGGTCTGGCAGTGCCGGGTGTGGCGGTGACGCTTGAAGGCGATGCGCTGATAGCGCCCCGGCTGGCAGTGACCTTGGCCGATGGTTCCTACCGCTTCCGGGCCCTCGGGCGCGGGTCCTACGAACTGACGTTCGAGCGCGCCGGCTTCCGGACGCTGATTCGAAAAGGGGTGATGGTGGAAGGGAGCCGGGCCATCCGGATCGACGCGGCGCTGGAGGTGGCTGCCGTAGCCGAGGCGATCACGGTGACGGGGGATGCGCCGGTGCTGGACTTGAAGAAGACCGCGCTGGTGAATGACTTCGGCGTGGCCGAGCTGCAGGAGGTGCCTTCCGCCACCGATGTGTGGGCGGTCCTCGGTCAAACGGCCGGCGTCCGGATGCGCGGCTTCGATGTCGGCGGCTCCCACAAGAGCCAGCAAACCGGCTATGAGAGCTTCGGCATCCGCGGCCAGAACCGGATCCTGGCCGACGGCGTCGACACCACCGAGAGTGATGAAGGCACCGGATTCTACTTCGATTA belongs to Acidobacteriota bacterium and includes:
- a CDS encoding aminotransferase class IV → MDESSTPKVLLNDRLVENSEAVIPLDTVAFKYGAMVFEGLRAYWNEQTRQLNVFRLDDHSRRLQQSVRVMRMDTPLTAGDYSAAVVRALQSNRVQATSHIRQMVYVDGPGEAFVTGPVSHAVIVTPKGGWFEGKELGIHACISSWQRISDSSIPPRVKCAANYQNARLSLLQARLDGYDSALLLNAAGKVAEEPRGCVFLCRGGQVVTPTVSSDILESITRATLMQLFREVHGVEVIEREVDRTEFYVADEAFVCGSGLEVAPILSIDRFPLGNGKAGELTLAIRNTYLQVTRGELPEYRHWLTAC
- a CDS encoding Fic family protein, which translates into the protein MASESVSRYVVPRQWIRYDAAALLDLLIQAKTAAGVLNRMPYLPQWIEQVHEEQLRLEAAGTSRIEGAEFTQREQEEALAPDAFTRSDFTRSQRQLRSANATYRRLCSQSREQPVTPEFILDIHRRIVTGCDDDHCQPGGLRPDGWNVIFGTPRCRGVEGGRSCRAAFDALGSAIAREFQGHDRIIQAMAAHYHIGAMHPFGDGNGRTARALEAFMLRRAGVNNVVMVSLSNYYYDRKEEYLKALSESRREGHDLTPFLRFALQGVAERCNAVAAAIVAHHRRTLFREFARSLFGQLRSPRRRVLAERQLQILGILLDGGSIAVLDFLNQSLVHYQGLKFPANAMGRDLGYLFGLGAIDMDDGRIRVNLDWPQQFSESELLERFESMPSAASTRHPAMAELSRLLARRRGRTTLG